CTTGTCATTAAAACATTATCTACCTTCTCCCTGTTCAtactggaggaagaaaaaaagctcttctgGTGGTAATTACACAGTGCTGTATTGTGGACCTTTCATCCCATTACAGTAAGTGGACAAACTACTGTCATTTACAAGAATGAACTAGGTGAGGAAATGAGAGAGTGTCTAGCACTCCTGGACTAAATGCCAAGCTGACATCAGGGAATAATTGCTTCAAGAAGTAAATTTTCTTGCTAGCACTGAGCACTGGTGCAGTTGTGCTCTGAAGAGGTAGAGGGGTGCACCAGGTGTTTCAGGAACAGAAGAATTGGGCAATACTAATGAAGGGCTACAGACCCTTAACCTGCCTCTGCCCTTGCAGCTAAGCCTAGATACACTTCAGCTCTTCATTCTTCTCAGTTTCAAAATCTCATCTATGTATTGCCTTGTTGTGGATCTGTTTGTAAAGTTGGGGTTTGACTatgttaagatttttttctctagcaGAACTATGCTGCCTGTTTTTCCCCACCCCTGCATGCATACCTTTTATATCTCTAAAACCAGCTTGATGCTCTTATTTGCCTGTTGTTTTGTTCATTCTTTGTGGGAGGTTTGCCCTGAAGGTGTGATTGCAGGAGTAAGTTCTTTACCAGTGCATCAGCAAAATCATCTTTGCACCTGTCACCAGGGAAGAGTGACCGGTTGTGTAGCAGAGCTTCCTTATTACTTGGTAGACTTTCTTGTGGGCTGTGGAGGAGAAGCTGAATGGTTTGCTCTTATCTCCCTTCACATGTGGTGGCTGCCACCTGGGTGGTGATTTGGTAACCTGGGAGGCTCAGTGCATTGGGTGTTTGAAGGTCCTCTCCAGCCGCTGGCCTGAGCTGGTTTGGCAGCAATTTCTTGCCGCCACCTGCTGACCAGGCAGAGGATTTCTCTGATGCCCCTGGTGAGCCCCCACCACTCAGTTCCCTGCCCAGCTGGTCCAGCAAGAGGGAGATGAGGCAGAGCATGCAGACCAGAGTGTGTGCATGGAGCAAAAATACCTTGGGACAGATAGAGGACTTTTCCTGATTTAAGGAAAAGAGGTGTGTGCTTTAGTTTGAGCACTGCCATGGGCATGAGATGAGCTTGTCTGATTTAGGGCTCCCTTGAACTTGCAGGCTATTGAGAGGATTGGGGTGAGATTGAGTCCACTGCAGAAAGCTTACATAAGATAAAACCATCATGCTAAGTGCAACAGCAAAGGAATACCATCAAACTGTTCATGTTGCCTTCTTAATTCTTAAGTGTATGGGAAGAGATGGAACTCAGGGACCCTTTTAAGGATACAACAAAATAAGGAGAGACCAGATATTTTTAACAAATCCTGAAGTCTAGGAGAGAATTCTGTTCTTTGATTTAGTGAAAAGATTTAATGATGATCTTCAGAAACCATTTTATATTGTTAACTCTTTAACAAAGCTGTATTTTCACACCAGTATTTTTGGATATGGggctgaaaaataaagatgagtgagaaaaacaaacaggtaTGTTAGATAGGAAGATATAAGATGCCTATTAGGATGGTGTTGCTGTGCTACATCTTTGCTTAGTTGCCAAGTCCCAGGAAGTGGCAGTGCTTGCTGTGAGGCCTGGATGCTGGTGCTGGGTTACGCAGGATCAGATTTCTGAAGCCCTTGGGAATCTTAACCTGCTTTCTGCCACGTGTAACATTTTGCTGAGGTCACTTGAGACTTGCAGGGCTTGGGAGCAGTGCCAGGGACAGGGACACTTCTGTGTTACACTTTGCTCCAAGCAAAGGTTTCAGGCCATCCTGTTTTGCTGTTCTATGCTGTCAGAACCAGCCCTGTATCAGCGGCTGTATCCTCTGGAGAATTGCATGTCTCCATAGAGACTTAAATCgcgtttttcttctttttgagtGCTCTCATTTCCATGTGAACATGTATTTAGCCATGCTAAATATTCTCCTGCAaatctcctttttcctcctgcatttATTGCTTTTGAGGTTGTTTGTTCTGAGGTAGAGGAAGAAACCCCAAGGAGAGACAACGTGCTGGCTGGCAGttctgctcagctgcagcagcactgtccCTGTTCTGTCAGAGCAGGAAAAGGTTGTTATTACCATTTTATAATGCATAGTTTAAGGTACATTCCTGCTTCCCTAAGCAGTTTGAGTTGCTGTGCAGATGTTACTGTAAGACCTTGTTCCCTCTTAACCCTTCTGCTTTTGACCCAATGCTGAATGAACCATCCTGCTGACGTTGTGGCTCTGTTTGCTCCTAGGGCTCCGGGACCTCCAGCTCCGCTGCCACCACCCCATCCGTGTCCACCCCTGTCACCGGCCACAAGCGGATGATCATTCCCAACCAACCTCCCCTCACTGCCACCAAGAAGTCCACTGCCAAGGGGCCTGGCCAGCCGGCACCCATCCCAGTCACTCCCATTGGCACCCTGAAGCCTCAGCCGGTTCCGGCCTCCTACACCACAGCCTCCACACCCAGCCGCCCAACCTTCAACGTCCAAGTGAGGACGGCACAACCCAGCCCTCACTACCAGCCGCCCGGCCCGCAGCCCACACACTATGGTAGCCTGGGGCCCGGCCAGCCCTATGCAGCCCCACCGGCCCGCCCACCCGGTGCCCAGCAGTATGGCTCACCACAGCACCGTGGGCCTGACTATGGTTATGCCCCACCGCCTGCCCGTCCTTCAGAGCCCAGCTATGGCTATGCACCTCAGCAAAGCCGCTACCAGGACCCGTATTACAGCGGATATGGAGGGAGGAATGGCTCTGAAGCACCCTACATGccacagagcagctggaaggTTGAGCCAGCGTATCCCAGCAGTAACACCGTGGGCCAAGCTCCTCCTGGGCTGTACCAACCTCCTGGCACGAAGAAGACCTACATCACGGACCCAGTGCTGGCCCCGCAGCCACTGCAGCAAAAGGTAGGAGATGTCAGTGCTCATTGGTCACCCTTATACAGAGAAattggtgaggtgctggcacgGGCTGtccagggaagctgtggatgctccattcctggaggtgctcaaggcaaggctggatgggaccctgggcagcctgagctggtgcttgatctagcagttggcaactcTGCCTACAGcatggggttggaacttgatgatctttgaggtttcttccaacccaagccattctatgattcttgggGCGTGTGCAAGAGCCTTCTTCAAAGGCAACACGTGGGATTAGATGGCATCACATGGATCCCAAGCAGCTACAGCTGCTTTTCCAGTAGAGTCAGGGCTGAGGGCACATGAGCAGCGGGGTCACTGCGACTCATGTCCTCTGCCCCATGTCTCCATGCCTACATCAGGAGGCTGGCCAAGGTTTTCAGACCTTGCTGGTTGACTCTTTCACTGCATGCTGTGGGGTGATAGGTGTGTAAGCCACACATTTGTTTgacaaagggaaggaaatggagaagaatGCAGAAAGTAGCCTCCTTCCATGTGGCTTTCAGAAACAGGGAGCTCTCCTGTGGCTTGGAAACACGCTTTTGGGGGCTTACACCTTATGTCACCTCAGAGGGTGAGGCAGCAGTGTTGGTGTTATTGCAGGAGCTCATCCTGCGGGGTGGGAGCAGCTCCATCCCTGCAACATGCCCTCACACGATATAATCATCAGGAATACGTCTTTGTGGTGTTAGTGCACTTGGGTCTTTCCTTCAGGGCTTTCCCAGGATCAAATGGGAGTCAACGTTTCCTCTGAGTGCTCATGGGCATCTTTGGCTCACTGGAGAATTTGTTCATCTTATGTAGATAGGAGGTACAGAAggcactgtttttgtttgtggttCAGAGCGATTCCGGAGGCTGACCTCTTGTGCGTCACTGTTTAAAAATCACTTATCACTGAAAAACCACATGGAAATGAATTCTCACACAGTGCTGTGGGTGCTCTGATTTCCCTCTCAGGTGGCAGCAAGGCAAGTGGCATCCAATCACTTCAATGTGTGTTTGGGCCTTTTAAACCAAAGGAGATACCAAACAAAGTTAAATTGCTTGGCTTCTCTGCCCAGATGTCAGCATGGGCTGGCCCATGTTACTTCTGGTGGTCACCTCAAATGAGGCTCTAGGGGCTTGTAGTGTCTCGGCTTTGTGTGATCCTTCTATTTGATGGGGTTTGGCTGCACCTGAGGGCCAAGAACCAAGCCCATGTGGGGAGGTGATGAATGCAGTGCTGGCCAGGGCAGgataataaat
The Meleagris gallopavo isolate NT-WF06-2002-E0010 breed Aviagen turkey brand Nicholas breeding stock chromosome 11 unlocalized genomic scaffold, Turkey_5.1 Chr11_random_deg7180001718179, whole genome shotgun sequence genome window above contains:
- the LOC104915489 gene encoding lipoma-preferred partner homolog, translated to MSEKNKQGSGTSSSAATTPSVSTPVTGHKRMIIPNQPPLTATKKSTAKGPGQPAPIPVTPIGTLKPQPVPASYTTASTPSRPTFNVQVRTAQPSPHYQPPGPQPTHYGSLGPGQPYAAPPARPPGAQQYGSPQHRGPDYGYAPPPARPSEPSYGYAPQQSRYQDPYYSGYGGRNGSEAPYMPQSSWKVEPAYPSSNTVGQAPPGLYQPPGTKKTYITDPVLAPQPLQQKVGDVSAHWSPLYREIGEVLARAVQGSCGCSIPGGAQGKA